The following is a genomic window from Thermodesulfobacteriota bacterium.
GCGGCAGGCCTTTGTGCCGCCAGTGAGGGGAATGCTGAAGTCATATGGAAAAAAACAGATTGGTATAAAGTGTTGAATTTCGCCGTTCTGGCGATTGCCCTGATTGTAGCGGTCCGCAAGCCGGTATCCAACGCCTTGAATGGACGGATTGAAAAGATCAAAGAAGACCTGAAAGTTCTGGAAGCGGAAAAAGAAGCGGCGGAAAAACAGTTGAATGAATATACCAGACGGATTGCTTCACTGGATCAGGAGGTGGAGGCCATTCTGAAGGATTATCGTCAGCAGGGAGAGGCGGCAAAGGAAAGGATTCTGGCCAGCGCCAGGGAGTCCGCCGATAAAATTACCGAACAGGTCAAAAGAAATATCGAAAATGAATTCGAAGTGGCCAGAAAAAAACTGCGGGAGGACATTTTTGATCAGGCGGTTGTCCGGGCGGAGGTGCTGGTAAAGGGAAAGATAACATCGGCGGATCAGGACCGGTTGGTTGAGGAA
Proteins encoded in this region:
- a CDS encoding ATP synthase F0 subunit B — encoded protein: MRTTGTYNSLFNLSKSAKKTVLMAVTVCLLLTAAGLCAASEGNAEVIWKKTDWYKVLNFAVLAIALIVAVRKPVSNALNGRIEKIKEDLKVLEAEKEAAEKQLNEYTRRIASLDQEVEAILKDYRQQGEAAKERILASARESADKITEQVKRNIENEFEVARKKLREDIFDQAVVRAEVLVKGKITSADQDRLVEEYLEKVVL